A segment of the Synechococcus sp. MU1643 genome:
AAGCGAGTTCCTTTGGGTGAGTATGTGTTTAGATTCGCCATAAGTAAGGAAATAGGAGCGCCCCTTAAAACGCTCCTAGCAGCAAGTGAAGTGGACCGCCAATCGCACGCACGAGGAAATGCGTACATACTAATTTTAGCGGCTGATATTGAACAAGGAGCACGTTTTGACTGTCAACAACAGTATCAACGACGCCTTTTTTTGATGCGAACAACAGCACCAGTTGAAGACCAGACTTCCTCATTCTCGTCATCACAAACCATGCTCAAAGCATCGGCTCTTGAATCACTGGTAGGACGCAACCTCGCATCCATCAGCTCACCTTGATTAGTACGAGAAAGCGTCTGACGCCAGGCATTCTGGAGCCTGTTCATGTAATCCTCAGTCGCCTGCTGCGCCTTGAGCGACGCAGCCTGCCTCCAATCCGACGGAAGCTGAGTGCCAGCAGGTGCGTGGGCTTGTACGTTTATCACTCGTCCAACTCCTGGTAAATACGGTTGCGTTGAATTGATTCAGCGGTCTCTAGCAAAGTGGTTGCTTGCGCAAGTTCATCCTCACTTTCCATCCAGAGTGCCGATGCTTGCCTCACTTCATGCGTCATTCCATATGTTCGCGCCTCCAGCAGTGCCATTTCCAAGCCTGCTGGCTTAACTCCAAGCAATTTACAAAGGGCGAAATGTCGCTGCTCGTTCAATCTTGAGCATCGGTTTCTCCAAAGCTCGCATTCCAACAAATTCATTGGAGAAGGAACACATGTTGTGTTCATAGTCACACCCTATTAGTAATCTCATTCTAGTTGCAATTAATGACACGACGTGCCCGAGCACGTCAACACAAACTGACTCAAATATCGCGAGATTTGAGAGAAGATGGGCGAAACAATATTCGCTCTAAGAAGGTGTTACCGCGCTGTGCGTTCTAAGCCAAGTCGTTTCATCGTTCTCGCCACCTGAGTTGGCTGCCAAGCGCTCTTGCCAGCGGGCGTTTTGACGCCTGCGGCCATCAGTGCATCAGCGATCTGAGCGAGCGTTGCAGTGTTCGTGGTGAAGGCAGATAGAAAGCCCCGAAGCCTCTCTGCCTCTGAATCAGCCTTTGCTTGCTGAGCAGCCCTTGCTCGTTCTTGATTTGGCCGAAGCCCTCCCAACTTCACCCCGCGCGCCTTGGCTGCCGCCAGGCCCGCTTTAGTTCTTGCGCTGATGAACTCCCGCTCCTGCTCAGCCAACGCTGAGTAGATATGAAGCTGGAACTTATCCGCATGTGGCATCGAGGCCACCTTGAATTCCAAGCCCTTCTCCTCCAGCAGCGAGGCGATAAAGGAGACACGACGCGACAAGCGATCAAGACGCGCCACGAGCAGCGTTGCTCCAGTTGCCTTGCACTGAGCGATGGCTTTGGTCAGCTCAGGACGATCGTTGTCAGTTGCGGTTTCGACTTCCTGGTAACTCGCAAGCTCTTCGCAGCCATCAGCGTCAGGGCAGCAAGCGCTCAAGAAGACATCCAAGTCGCGCCGCTGGGCATCCAAGCCGTAATTACGGCCGTTCTTGCTGTCGCGAGACAAGCGGAGGTAGGTGACGAATTGGCCCATGCAGCCAATTTACGCCGACCAACGGACGTTGACCCTGTAAATAGTCCAATTTCGGCTTTGCCTTAAAAGCCAAGCGACTCAAGAGGCTGACGGATTCTGATAAAGCAGCCAGAAGACGACCAAGACCATTGCCATTACTGGCCATCAAGAGCTGCTGAGGCAATGAGAGCCTGACTGACACTTGTATCTAATGGCTAATCAAAGGAAAGAACCAAGCAATCATTCATTGCAGAAGTCGGCCGCAGACGTGTAAAGCGAAACCTTTTCCTTATCTGACGCGGCCAAATCTAAAGAGGCCATTCCTCGCAACCAAATCTTATTGCCATCAATAGTTTGCCCAGGACTCATACATTCTGGGTAGCTACTTATCCGATTGTCAGTGAAGTAATCTCCTTTTGCACGGTAGGAAGCCTTGACAACAACCCGTCTGACCTCATGTTCCGACTTATTGGTGATCTTGTAATAAGCATCCCAGTGATGCGAATTGATTCCATAGTCAGACATATCCCTCCGCTTGATTTTGACATCCGAGATCTCTAAAGCAGGCGGGAGCATTGAGTTGTAAAGAGTTTTCTTGCCATAGACAACTTCGCGACCTCTATTATTTAACCTAGCCGTCTTGTTAACAATTTTCTTCTCTCCAAGCTCAATCGCTAACTGATTGCGCCAATCATCTTTAGTTGCAATCGCACCACAAGAGAAAAGGATAAAGAAGAAAGCAGCTATGGCCAGTGTGGACTTGATCGTCTTAAGCGGCATAGCGATGCCGCCATTTTTGAGGAGCGAAATGATTTTATCTACGTCCTTGGAATCAAGCGAAAAGTATTCTGATTGGGGGAGGCGCTTTGAAGCATATAGGCGCTGGAGTTGCTTTTCGATTGCCCCTGGGTTATTGACGAAGCTTGCGCTGATTAAAGTATTTGAGCTGCCTACCTTTAGTTGCTTAAATCGTGACCTAGGGTCCAAGGTTATTCCGACCTTGTAAACGCCAGAAGAGTGCCTGAGCAGGTAAACCCATCCTTGAGCTGCTGTTTCGGGTCTTCCAGGCATTTAGAGATAGTTGTACAGGGCCAGGAAATGCAATCGCTCAACTGCATTAGCCATCAAGCTGTTGAAGGGAGCATGCCAGAATCTCACTGAAAGATGGACACAAATGAAAGTCTACCTGAGACTAATCGCGCTTTTGGCTGCCTTTGGAGCGACCGCATGCACCTCCGAAGAACAAAGGGCCGCCCAAACGAAGGCACAGGAAGCGGTCACGCGGTGCCTTGGATCAAACGAAAAGTCAATATGCAAGAGCGCGATAAGTCAATCGGACTACTTGAGCAAAAGGGACTTGATACGTGTCGAAACCAAGTACGAAACAATCGTCAAAGCAGAACAAAAGAGAAATCAAGAGAAAAGGGAGAAGGAGCGTAAAGAGAAGAGGGAAAAGGAGCGACTAAGTAAAGTAAGGGAAGGAGAGGTTATTGTGAATGCACTGGCCAAGCAAGTGAACTATTACCAAGACAACTGTGAGAAGAGGGTTATATCCAGAAACGTATTTGGCGTAGAGCGTATTTGGGAGAACTGCGTAGGAGACGACCTATTGAGTGGAATGTTTGGTGTCTGGGGTAGAGATCAAAACGGCTGGAAGAAAGCGATGTTCCTCACACACGAGATGTGGAACGGTTTAAGTGCCTCGGAGAAAGCCAGTCTCCGCGTATGGCTGAAAGAACATAATGTCAGAAACATCTATACGGGCAGAGTTGTCCCATCAACAAGGTTCTCCGCGAATACAATCACTATTGACGAAACAGTCTGGAGGAATTAATAGCGATCTCAGTCCATTGAATAGGTCTCATCGTAAATATCCGTCAAGGCTGTCCCCGCAAAATTCCAATACGCAGTGCCCCGTATAGGCCCCTCGTGGTTGAGGAGCTTGTTTGTCAGGTAAGACAAGGCCCACGCTTCGCCTTCATATTCAACTTGTCGACCATTCAGGACGGTGCAGGTATGACCCCCACTGACGAAGTCCAATCGACTTCCCTCGGGGATTCCCATCTCAATGAAGTTGAGAGACGGTCGACGAGATCGTTTGATCTTCTCTGCTGAAGCACGAGCCTCAACATCGACTTGCTCGGCTTCCGCTTGCATGGCTGGCGTCATGTCCTCCAGCTTCATCAAGTCCAGGAGCCCGATCGCTTGCTCAGGCTCAATGCTGAAGAACTCCCGCCTTGGGTTGACTCTGTAAGGGCCAAAGGCGTTGTGGAAGGCTTTTTCCACCTTGTCCATATCAGCCACTCTGGCCGCGTAGGCGCACTCAAACGGAAGGGGTACGCCTGTTGTGTAGAGGTCGTTGAGACGCGCCTCAACCTCACGACCTGTCTTTCCAATCTTGACCATGCCAGGCATGGCGGGATTTGTCAGGACGTAGACGATGCCCTCGTTCATCGGCCCTGCTCATCAGTCGACCTCTTGAACCTCTTTACATCGTCTTGAGGAAAGTGCCGCCGCAATCGGTGCATTCACATATTTCGCTATTCCCGAGCTCCCAGTGAGGAGCCAGAGCACGTTCACTGCAAACGAAACAACCTGGTACCGCGCTCGGTACCTCATCTGGTACCTCGTCCGCTTCTTAGCCGTTGGCCCAGCGAGGGTTTCAGCCGTGAGCGGAAAACATCAAATGAACATCAAGTGATCCTCAAGAACCGCTGAGAAGCATCTCTATCACTGAGTTTCTAGATATAGCCTTGACAATGAAACCCTGAGGTACCCCAGCTGGTATTTCGTCCGCTTCTAAGCCGTCGGCCCAGCCAGGGCCTCAGCCGTGAGCGGAAAACATCAAATGAACATCAAGCAAGCCCTAACTGAGCCTGCCACCAAACAGTCATGGGAGTAATACATAAGTACATTCTCCCTGGCTCAGTGGCGTGTCAGGCTCCTATAACGAGAGTGAGGGAATTGAGACGCCCTCCTCACACGGAAGAGATCGAACCCCAGCCTGAAACTGGGGTTTTCCTTTGGAAAGCAAAAACTCAGTGCAACAGGTTCACTGATTGCCTTCGAAGGTCTCAGTGAATTCCATAAAGGCACGCTTAAGGCGCTCCACCGGAGTTTCTTCTAAGGGGCACTCCTGGCGTGTATCCAGCGCATAGGCCTGGAGCAGACGAGCATCTGGCTCCAGCACGGAAGCCACCGCCCCCTTGAACAGAACCAGATTGTGCTGCGACGTCAGCCCCGCCAGGTAAGGCTGAAGCACCCAGCTGGACTGCCCGTCCTGCGAGGGCTCCGCCACTGATCGCACCAGACGGGGCCGCAGCAGTTGATAGGCATGGTCTCCATCGCGATCTGTGGTGTGGCGCAGCCGCGCCATTAGGACATCGCCACTGCACAACAGGATTAGACGAATGCAGCCCTCAGCCACCAATGGGAGCATGGTCTCCTGCTCTTGGGGGTCCGGGGCAACCGAGCCAATTACTCCTACCTGACGAACGCCATTGACGACGGGTCCGGGCATAGTTGTCGTGCGTTACCCAGAGATGTTAAGCGTTCTTCACAAAGAGATCTTCCCTTTCGAAGCTTCACAACCTCTTAAAGACGAACCAATCAATCCAAGCCTTAAAGCGTAGGCTGGGCGGCTGATTCGCCCTTTCCATGGCCCTCACCGAACTGCGCATCGCCTCACGACGCAGCCAGCTGGCCATGGTGCAAACCAACTGGGTGAAGGCGGAACTGGAAAAGGCCCATCCCGGCTTGAAGATCACCGTGGAAGCCATGGCCACCCAGGGCGACAAGATCCTGGACGTTGCCTTGGCCAAAATCGGCGACAAAGGCCTTTTCACCAAGGAACTCGAGGCCCAGATGCTTGTGGATCGTGCGGACATCGCCGTTCACTCCCTGAAAGACCTGCCCACCAACCTTCCTGAGAGGCTGATGCTCGGTTGCATCACCGAACGGGAAGACCCGGCAGATGCGTTGGTGGTGAACACCAAGAACCAGTCCTACAAGCTCGACACCCTTCCCGAAGGTTCGGTGGTGGGAACGAGTTCACTGCGCCGCCTGGCTCAGCTGCGTCACCACTACCCCCACCTGGTCTTCAAGGACGTTCGGGGGAACGTGATCACCCGGCTGGAGAAATTGGACAGCGGTGGTTACGACTGCCTAATCCTGGCTGCAGCCGGCCTGGGCCGGCTGGGCTTCGGCGATCGGATCCACCAGCTGATCCCCGGCGACATCTCACTGCACGCCGTTGGTCAGGGAGCCCTGGGGATTGAATGCGTAGAGGACAAGCCCGAAGTGCTTGAAGCGATCAAAGTGCTGGAGCACACCCCCACCTCCCAGCGCTGCCTGGCCGAGCGTGCTTTCCTGCGGGAACTGGAGGGTGGCTGCCAGGTCCCCATCGGCGTGAACACCCGTTTCGAAGGCGATCAACTGATCCTCACCGGGATGGTGGCCAGCCTTGATGGCAAACGCTTGATCCGCGACCAAGCCAGTGGCCGCGCCAGCGACGCCGAAGCCATCGGCCTCTCCCTCGCCCACACCCTCAAAGATCAAGGTGCAGGAGAGATTCTCAAAGAGATCTTCGACACCGTTC
Coding sequences within it:
- a CDS encoding GIY-YIG nuclease family protein; the encoded protein is MPGRPETAAQGWVYLLRHSSGVYKVGITLDPRSRFKQLKVGSSNTLISASFVNNPGAIEKQLQRLYASKRLPQSEYFSLDSKDVDKIISLLKNGGIAMPLKTIKSTLAIAAFFFILFSCGAIATKDDWRNQLAIELGEKKIVNKTARLNNRGREVVYGKKTLYNSMLPPALEISDVKIKRRDMSDYGINSHHWDAYYKITNKSEHEVRRVVVKASYRAKGDYFTDNRISSYPECMSPGQTIDGNKIWLRGMASLDLAASDKEKVSLYTSAADFCNE
- a CDS encoding GIY-YIG nuclease family protein, with the translated sequence MNEGIVYVLTNPAMPGMVKIGKTGREVEARLNDLYTTGVPLPFECAYAARVADMDKVEKAFHNAFGPYRVNPRREFFSIEPEQAIGLLDLMKLEDMTPAMQAEAEQVDVEARASAEKIKRSRRPSLNFIEMGIPEGSRLDFVSGGHTCTVLNGRQVEYEGEAWALSYLTNKLLNHEGPIRGTAYWNFAGTALTDIYDETYSMD
- the hemC gene encoding hydroxymethylbilane synthase, with protein sequence MALTELRIASRRSQLAMVQTNWVKAELEKAHPGLKITVEAMATQGDKILDVALAKIGDKGLFTKELEAQMLVDRADIAVHSLKDLPTNLPERLMLGCITEREDPADALVVNTKNQSYKLDTLPEGSVVGTSSLRRLAQLRHHYPHLVFKDVRGNVITRLEKLDSGGYDCLILAAAGLGRLGFGDRIHQLIPGDISLHAVGQGALGIECVEDKPEVLEAIKVLEHTPTSQRCLAERAFLRELEGGCQVPIGVNTRFEGDQLILTGMVASLDGKRLIRDQASGRASDAEAIGLSLAHTLKDQGAGEILKEIFDTVRPEA
- a CDS encoding recombinase family protein translates to MGQFVTYLRLSRDSKNGRNYGLDAQRRDLDVFLSACCPDADGCEELASYQEVETATDNDRPELTKAIAQCKATGATLLVARLDRLSRRVSFIASLLEEKGLEFKVASMPHADKFQLHIYSALAEQEREFISARTKAGLAAAKARGVKLGGLRPNQERARAAQQAKADSEAERLRGFLSAFTTNTATLAQIADALMAAGVKTPAGKSAWQPTQVARTMKRLGLERTAR